GGAGAGGGGAGCAGTCTCCCTGCCGCACGTCGCACAGaccctccttctccagctcagtTATCTCTGGGATCTGGTCTTCACAACGTCAACAGCAAAATCAGCCTTTTACAATTAGGATTCACAACCGACATGGCAGCAACAAGCGCCGGCTTCAGTGTGTTACCAGAAAGCACGCCGCAGTCATAAGACCCGAATCCCGGGAAGCAGACGCAGCCCCGCTCCGAGCACTGGCCGTTGCCGTTGCACAGGTCGGGACACCTGAGGACAGCCAGAACGTCCTGGTACTCCGTCCCTCCGCCCCTCTCCTCCGTCAGCCTCCTCTCGCACTCGTTTTCCAGCAGCGGCACGGCGGCGTTCAGCCACGACTGCTCGTCCTTCAGCCGCAGGTCGGCGACGCACATGGCCTCCGCGCGGGAGATTATCGACTGGTCCAAGAGGCTCCGGCAGCCCAATGCTACGCCCGAGCCCGCCACGGCCCGTCGGCACTGGGTGCCGGCCCGCCGCTCCGTCAGGCCGGAAGGTGTGGGCCACTTGGGGAAGGCGTCGGGTGGAGCCGCTGCTTCGTGGTCCTCCGGGAAAAAGTAGGTGAAGGCCTCCAGGTCGGACTGGCTGAggctctggtgcgtggagtccGAAACGTACCGCTGGGTCCGGCGCTGGCTGCCAGCTCCAtcacctccgccccctccgGAGCGACCCGGAGGCAGCGGCTGTCTTTCGCCCTTGAGCAGCTCCACCGAGCCGATGTACTCCGCCGTGACGTCCAGGGCGGGGATGACGCTGGGGAGGCGCACGTTGCCGTGAGGTGAGCAGGTTgagtcggaggaggaggtgacgggTTGAGAGGAGCGGCCTCTGGGCGAGGAGAGGCGGGGCCCGGCCCGACAGTCGCAGTGCTGGCGGGGGCTCAGCGCGCTCAGGTGGGACGGCTTGGTGTCGAACAGGCTGCCGCCCGGGGGGAGCCTTACAGGGGAGATGGCAGTAAGGAGAAACCAGGATTAGATAGGGGTGGGGTCTTTGCATGGCCTGACAGgggccccccaaaaaaatcacaTGGTGGTCCTTTGTGGGCCCTGGGATCTGGTTTCAAGGTCATGGCGCCTGGTTGGCAATCCAGCCTTGGCGCTTTTGTGTatacaagaaaaaaaggataCTAAAGACCTCCTATGAAAAACGCCCACTCACCTCCATTCAGAAATAAAAGTGGGCAGGTGCTCCACTGTggcgccccctgctgtgtgGAGCTCGTTGTCCAACCGCCCGTCGAAGGTCCCGCAGAGGCCCTCGGTGTGGCCCCGGTCCGAGCCGGGGGCCCTCAGCGTCAGACTCATTCCCCAGTCCGACACGTCGGCGCGGACGAACGCCCCCGACGAGAAGGCCATCTGCCCGGCGGGCGAGGACGACGGCATGAAGGCAGAGAGCATCCGGCTACATTCCACAGGTCACATTTCGTGTGCATAGAGATTATTTATCATGAAGGGTACGTAAGCCGCACAGGGCTCCCCGCTCACCGTGACTTTGCGTCCCTGGTAGGACTCGGTGATGCGGACGCCGCTCTTGCTCAGGTCTCTGTGCCTCACGGACAGGCGAGGTCGGGTCTCACCCATCTCGCCGTTGCACATGTCGAAAGCCACGACATCGCCGCCGTCCCTCGCCGCAAAGCCGCACGCGCACGAGGCGGCGTGCACGACGCTGCCGCACTCCCACTGACGGACGTGGACCTCGAACGGCCTTGCGGTGCTCTTGTAAAGGACAAAGGTGCCTACTTGGTAGTTGTCGTAGTGCCTGAACATAAAGAGACGTATTCACAGACGCCGTTCCGCCTTCGTATTGTCACACAAAACTATGTTACAAATCCCTTAATAATTTAATCTAAGTATAGCACATTTTCTGATACGCGTAAAGTATGTTTCCTATTTAACCAAACAAGTACCTGCCATCAAATGTGATGATGTGAGGATCAGTGAAGGAGTAGCAGTAGGCGGAGGGGACATCCTTCACGGTTATCTGGAATGACATTCCTATTTAAATTGTAGTGAAGAACATTCATGTGCTTTAATTAAAGTAACCCACTTCTGCCTCTTTTGTCTTATTTTCATGAGTTCACAAAGTCGCCCCCAAAAAACGTGCAGACTAAGCATCATAACCCTTGATGAGTCAGTGAGGAGGGTTCAACATTTGCCGTGTCCTGCtttgaaaataattgaataaaatgTTACCAGTTTACCTCAACTGGTTTTGGGGAGTATCCGTTCCAGAGAGAGTTCTGCGTGACGATGGATTTGACGGAGATCTGCGTCGTCCTGTTGCCATCTTTGACAAAGTCGGTGACGGGGCTGAAGTGGATCAGAGCCCGGCTGCAGACCCCATTCCTGCAGGGGCCCCGGGACAGCTCCACCACGCAGGAGGACAAAGACACATCGGCGCCCAACGAGCCCTCGTCTGTGACATGACGGAGGAGCCAGGCAACTGTAGATACATTTGTGAACTGCACACAGATGTTGACGACGGAGCAGCAAGCGCTCACCTGTGCTGCTTGTgctgagctgcagagacaaAGTGCACCGCTCTGTGGACGAGGACGACTCCTGCGGACACGGGACAGGCACTGTGCTCTCAACCAGCAGCTCATACAGCCTCCCATCCTCAGAAACACTGCTCTTCTCTGGTCTTagctacacaaaacacacacacacacacagatacatatacatacattgaGAGACACcatacatgaatatatatataaaacatccAGATACTATGATGTACCATAATCCCAGCAAAGAACTCCTGACTTTGCACCGAAGCACCACGGACATTGGGCGAGtccaggaggaaactggagctgGAGCAGTAAATCtgaggaaggggagagagaggagagtttaaataaaaaattatatatattgacTTTTTTCAGCTAATATATATTGGCTCTTATTCAATGGCAAATTATgatcaaatattatttttgtttcatgaCAATTTTCAAACtgatatttttttccatttttacacttttttatttttatttcatgataTTTTTATACctattatattttttacttattttaccATGTCATTTTTCAACCAAAtatttttgattgattgattgattttttcaaatttgattttttttcttgacaTGTTTAcacttatttatatatacattttttaaaacttttttgtcATGACATTTTTAGACCAAATATTTTTAGACTTTTAAATAACAATTTCTTACTGGAAAATGTCTTCAAGACTTTTTTATTCCTGGCcctttttgacctaatatttttgggatttcttttccttccattatttttcttcttttcagaccTTGACATTTTTTCAGCTaaataaagagagaggggaggggggagtgaaATTGAGAGAAGGAACAGAAGGAACTCCACagcaaataaaaggaaaacaaatcctGGCTGCACAAAAGGTTTTATAGTTAAGGTCTGGTCACTCAGCGACTCGCCGGCAGTAAAACAAAACGGCATGTTGACAGGTTTCAATAATAGCTTCAGTCACAAAATCTTTGATTTACGGAGTCAGTCTTATTTCCTTGAatgatggaaagaaagaaagaaaagtcaagtcaagtcattttattttgtatagcccataatcgcaaattacaaatttgcctcagagggctttacagtctgtacacatacaacatcctctgccccaaaacccaccatcggcacaggaaaaactccccaaaaaatgaaaaaactcttacaagagggaaaactattctcttcctttttctttccagatGTTTGTATCCCGAGGTAGCTATtgctatttattattatatcattttCTCCAACCTGTCTAACATCTTTCAAATTtgagaatgttttcttttggttcatccatttattttaattacgATCATGGCTATAGGTGTAAATTACTCCAAGGTATTTCTATTCCGGTCTAACTTCCCTCATCTCATAACTAAAATCCTGGGATGAGAGTAACCATTCAACCCAATGCAAATAAATTCAGACTGTTAGAAATGAAATACCGTCAACAAAAATGAATAGGATGCTGAAAAATATAccaacttgtgtttttattttatttgaaagaatTATCTCTGCAGATCAgcaagagaaaagggaaaaatgcATCCCACCTTGTCCCCCAGACGGAGGTTGAAGCCGTCCAGTTCGATGTAGGCGGAGGTCCTGATGGTGGTCTCCTGTTTGAGGTCCTCCTTCCTGCCCTCCAGTGAGAGGCGGGACCAGGCTACCACGTAACCCAGGGAGCCGTTGGAGCTGCTGCCGAAGATGCACTTCAGGTGGACGGAGTCTCCCGTCACCTCCGGGACAATCACCGGCGCAGACGGAGGGGGAGGCCGCTCTGCCGAGAAGAAGGAGTGGCTCTATTAGCGGGAGCCAACACGAGGATATTTGTGCAGTTAATTATCCAATAAGTTATCATCCCAATACAGCTGTTTTTGAGCCTTTATTAAAGGGCAGAAATGAAAGTATGCTTTCTTTAATATTTCGTTTGAAAATACACCTGGTCTCCATACACCGTACTTTTGATCTGGAGCTGTTTTTTGCACTTCAAGCAGGCCCTCTTAATTTGAATTAATGGACGTCTTTGTGGTATCAGTTTGTGAAAGGCCCTCTACCCTCACATGACAGTGGTCCTTTGTCCAGAAAGAGCCAGACTCAACGCCATTCAGGTTCAGATATCAAGCATGTAGCGAGTTCTtccagggagggaggaggctttTACAGCAACATATCAAAGCTCATTGTATTGGAAGGAGATGCTCAATTAGAACGTAAGGGTTTACTTTGTCGACTTAGTTGAGGTGTTCATGTATTTTTGGCCTCACTCTGTCAAAGTAatacaactttattttaaatgaactttGTCATGACTGAGAAATGCAGCAATGTGTATGCAGAGGAACCCAGCTTACACTGAGGAACATGAAGTAATGCGTGTTCAGTACGGCCTCCACTTCCAAAGCACAGCAACCTGAATTCTATTATTCAAAGATGTTCTTCAGAGATATTTCCTCTTTCCCTAGTTAAACCTCCCGGCCCCTTTCCGGCCAAGCGGACAccggtagtgtgtgtgtgtgtgggggggggggggcacacatgCTCGCCTCATTAAGAGGATGCATTCCTGACCACATGGCAACTCCCTGACCTCCCCGATTGTCGCGGTGTTTGACCTGACGCGGGCAGACAGGCGTAAGCTATGAACACGGCAGCGGGGTCCTCACTTTTACACGTCCCATCGGCCCCATCGGGGCCGCATCCCGGCGACGCCGCGGGCGACGCGTCCGCCATCTCTGTTAGGAGAAACAGGAGAGCAACATAACAAGCAAATGTCATGTGATCTTGTGATCGGCTTGCAATGCAGTGACACTTTTTTATTCACTAAGCATTCACACTTATTCACTAAGTATTTTTCCCGAAATGTGATTAGGTGGGGGAAATTTTGGCACGTTTACACCTCAGTCTGAGTACTACGGTATGTTCTCGTGACAGCGAAACATCAACAAGCAGATTTGAGCCATTTGTATTTGAGAGCTGAGAGCACTAGAAACACGTTCCGTTTCTTAATCAGTGCAGATTGTATATTAAACTGAAGGTAGCTATGGCAACAGCGCTTTTAGCTGCCATATCATTTAACGCTCAGAAGTCAAACGATGGTAATTGGGTCTGCTATAAAGCTTAATACTTAATAACTCTGTCAAGAAGTGCGATGCATTTTTCATGCCGTATTCTGCTGTATGAATGTGTGAAGCATTATAGTCACAGAGGGTTGAATTATTTTGATGCAAAAGTAGTAGCCTTGGAAAACTAGTTGAATTTTCCATTTGCACGTCATTTAGAAAACAGCTGCCTCTCTGACTTTTTCCATTTGCCTGACGCATTCGTTGACGTGAGGATTATTACAAAAACGGATCTCTTTTGTTCCCGACCCACCCTGAGCGCAGTATCCCATGCATCCCTGCGTGGGCTGCAGCAGGTACACATAGAAGTCTCCACAGTTGCGCACGGTGACCGGGATGCGGAACATGCAGCATTCTTTGCTGAGGCCCGCGAAGAGCTGCCAGGCGGCGCAGGCCGTCAGCTGCCTCACCTCCAGGGGCCCCGGCAGAGACTCGCCGTCCCCCAGGGACAGCCAGACAGGCGCCTGAGTCCCGCAGTGGTTCACCTGGAGGTTTGCAGGGGGAGAAGAACGACAGGGAAACACCATTTCACTCCGGTTCTTTGGCTCGACTAAGGCTGGTttcacgcttttttttttctcagcgcCTGATCGGAAATACGTATGAAAAAAACGAAGAAACAATGAGCATTAATTGCCTCTTGCCTTTGAAGATGGGGGCCGACGTGCGCAATCACTTTCAGCTCGTGTATCAACAATCTTtctgtttgatttgattttggcAGTGGTGTTTACGAGAGTCCATTCTGACAGTTATTAACAATAACCGGATCAGAACTCAACCGTCTCCTTAATGATGAACTTGTTTAACGATGAAGGCCGTAAAGAGCCAACGGTATCACATGGAGACGGTTTCATCGCCGGGCTAAAACGTCCTCACGTTGACTTTAACGCTCGTTGTCACAGCTCGTTCTTCCTGGTTTGGTGAATCCATAAAGGTACGCGCCATCGTTACGATATAAACATCACGTTATTGTGTTACACAGAGCAGCGATGCCCTGGGAAGGAAGAGGGGGCGGGAGGGTTACACTTCAGAGGGATCCGGCAGGCTCCACACAGCAAGACGTCCTCGAGAAATGAGGCCCATTTCTGCTCTCCTCATGCACTCTCCTTCATAAATAtgtactctcacacacacacacacacacacacacacacgttttacgTAAACGTCCACAGATATTACGATTAAAAAATATCTAACATTTATAATAGAGCAACAAATCCTCACCAGATGCTTCTGAAAAGGGTTCGACAGTGATTGGCGTGATCAAATTGAAATGCAGGGTCAGGTGGACTGACCTCTGACCGGATTTTGGAGACTTGTTGCAGAATTCAGCAAATTcagttttaaaaacagaaattcCCAAATCACTGAATAGGAAAAGCGGTGCAACCTAAATGCTCTTTGTTAGAAGAATGAGCACATCTTTGCTGCGACTGAGGAGcggatttaatttaattcattaatGAGGCTGCACAGTTTATTACAAATTGTATTTCTTCCAAGTCATTCTTCAAAGGTTTTATGTAGCCATTGATGTTTAACCATTTCAGTTAAATGGTAAGCAGATTTCTATTATGGAGCGTATTAAGAGTAACACAGACGGTGTGCCGGTCATTTACCTCCACACAGCGGGTGGGCATGCTGGCCGGCTTGTCAAAGATCTGGAACTGGTACCAGCCCGGAGCGAGGGAGTGGTCGCAGATGAAGTCCTGCAGGGCCGACTGCTGCAGCCAGCTGGAGCTGAAGGTGGTGCTGCGGTAGGGGTCCCGGAGGATGGAGTGGCCGCCAGGCGCACACTCCGCGGGGGGCTCTGCAGGTCCAGCCGGAGAGACGACAGTACCAATGATGGAACACACGGACTGACAAACAGTGAACTGTGGACGGCCTCCGTTCAGCTGGACGATTTTCAACATAAACTACtcaaatttcaatttcaaagcTAAAAAGGTCATGGAGAGTTTGATTTTTATCACTGAGGATGTGAATACAGTTACtggatatcttcttttttttaagataaaATAGATGTGTACAAGTAGAGCTGAACGTAAGGCAGCTAGCTATAGACACACTACAAaatattaagttaaatattaaattaaaaagccAGTTAACATATCAGCAATAAAAACATGACATCCTATACCCAAATATATACGGTATATACTTAAACCATCGTCTGAATCAAGTAGAGGTGATTCACCTGACTCAGGTGAGTTTTCTGGGAAAAATTAAACTGACGATGTCACATacttttaacttaaaaaaatatcagCAATCAACGTGTTgattaaaagcctttaaaaaaCCTTAAATAAAGAGtggttttttttacagatttaaAGGAGCCCTGCAGGTTATTGACAGTTATTCAATCATTCAGCCACCCTCCCTATAACCACAGCCTCTGTTAACATTTGGGGGCCTGTCCTCAGGTGTTTATTGTGCCTCCATGTTGGGGACAGTGATGTAAACAAAGGGAACGAGGGCGAGGAAACAGAGTAGGGATTCCTGTCACAGCTTCACCTGATCGTATGGTCTGTGGGACAACAACTCTACTTTTACCTTGAAACCCCAGTAAACatagtaaacatgagtttatggccCCAGTCCTGTAAACGCCTGTAAAATGTCTTGTTTGGCATTCGGTTGCCCTTAGTTACACCCTCCCGCGTCACTTTTGgtcgcaaaaaaacaaagacgggGACGGACAAAGATAAGAAGAAGATAAAAGCTTTTCCAGAAGTGTGTGACCAGTTGAAACATGACCACATAAGTGTAAACGCCATAAAAGTgagagcagaagaaaaagatgTAATGCGTAACCGTGGAGATAGCAGCTGGCTCCTGTGCAGAAAGCTTCAGCCACGTTTTCTGCCCCGACCAGAGAGGTCAAGTGTTAAGTGAAGGGAATTATTATTTATGGGGTTTTCTCTAGCAGGATGTGACAGCTGGAGCTGTAACATACTACATACATGTATCCTCAGTGTATTTTACACGCACAGAACTGTCTAAACGAAAGACGGCCTCTTTATGTTCAGACCTCGCTGGAGTGGAAAGGAGCCCTAAACCTGCTACGGAGAaaagaaaggtcaaaggtcaaaggaggGGCCCTTAAACACGCTGTTTAAGGGTTCAAGGATCGTTAGAGgggacaataaaataaaactggaaCATCTTTCAAACCGAGGACGTCAATTAGACCTTCGGATGGAGGGTTTCAATGGAGGGAACCAGAAGAATCAGATGCTGAGTGTGTTCCTCTTCTGTGTGGTTGGGTTCAAATAACGACGGAAAAATATGGAAAGGCATCATGTGAACGTAAACGTTGCTTTCTTCTGATTATTTAAGGCTGGTTAAAGAAGCAAAGCCAGAGACTTTGAGGCTTTTCAAGGAGGAAACACCAGCCTGTTCTCTGGAAAACTGGAAATTCAGAGGGAGGCTGGAGGTTTAAAGTACGGGACAATAGAAGCCTGAACATGATGGCAAAAGCATATAGGCCACCAAAGCGGGGGCAAAGatgaggaccccccccctcctgtcctaTAAACCAAGACGTCCCCCTGACCACAGAGGTCAAGTGAAAGCTGTCAAAGCCAGCGAGAGACGTCCTTCAAGTCTCAAAACCTCCAACGGTCCAACCCCCATGTCGGgtgaagaaagggaaaaaaagccccCATGGCAGCAGGAATCTGCCCCATGAGACCTGGAAGTATGTCAGCAACATGATGGATGAGACGCTGCCAGCTTCTTTTTGGCAGAGGGACAACAAACCTACAGGAGGACTCTGAGCTCTTAAATATTAGTTTTTAATCacaatgttttcttctttttaaaaaaacaaaagatttgttTAGTCTAACAAGCTGCAGAACAACAGTCCGTGATGGATCAGTGAGCTTACCTGTTTGAGCGCGCATGACGTCAGCGGGGAAAAGCACGACGCACGCGACGAGTTTAAAAACGGCCTCGAGTCTCATCGTTGATCCCGAAAAGTTCCTTtccgtcctctgtcctctctatcctctctgtcctctccgtcctctgtcctctccgcCCGTCGCTTCCTTCTCAGCCGACCCGAAGCCCGAGTGGAGCGGGAGGAAGTGCGGAGGGTCTCGCGGACTGACgcccccccacacgcacacgcccccTCCCCACGGACACCACAAAGATCCTCAGAAACCTCAGAAAACACTGACACCGGAAATGAGTAGTGTACTTATGCACTAAAAATAAAGTACATAAGTACATGTTTTACTTTCATGCTTTCTGGAGGTTGTACTTCTACTGCGAACTAAATACAACAGCTACTCATTAGTTTTTTGACTTACTTATTTGTATGATGTGATGCAGTACTATGCAACTACCACATGTATCTTAAGATGGTTTCACATTGCTGAAGTACATCTAAAAAGTATTCAATTACTCACATGTGTAAAAGAAGAATAATactaaaacattattttcacttttaatTTCTCAGAAGGAGGACTTCATGATCAAATATCTGCTGAAAAAAGTCCCATCAATTATCTGATGGACAATGTCTGTAAGCTTAAATAAAGCAAAGGGGGGATTTAccattaaacataaaaataaaggtCACATTGTCAATAACAAAAGGTTCTTTAGATCCTTATTCACTGTAAAAATCACATTGTACATGAGGTAATAATGTCTTTGACGTTCAGGAACACAATGTTTGGTGAAAggtgtatttacattttaattaagTGCAAAGCTTACATTTTATATTCctcattttttaaacaaaagagaTGAACGAAGGTAAAGCAACACAAACCTAAATGGCTTTGCAGGCGTCAGTTGTCTGCATCCCCTTCAAACGTTACAGCTTCAACACTACGATGTGAATGGACTGAtggtccattcatgaaagctcACAAGTGACCAGCTAGTTATGTTTTATAAGTCAAGCCTCCAAACCACTAAAACAGCTGGCCCACATGTTACGTTTCTCACAGAGAGTGAGGAGTGGAGCTTTGGATGGGTCCTTTCCAAACGGCTGCTTTCCATTCTCACGCTTTAATAGAGCCGGAGCCCATGACTCTGTCAAACACTTGAGACAGATATCGCTACGGGAGAGCAAATAAGAAACACAGGAAGCAATGGCTCAATTTGTACTGTGaacaaatgtacattttgtaCGCATTGTGGAAAAGCGTTTTCTTTGTTGCAGTGGCCGGTTCATTCAGGGATGTTAAATTGAAGATTTATTCGACAGCATAAAGTCAAGTATGGGACTCCATACA
This genomic stretch from Gasterosteus aculeatus chromosome 20, fGasAcu3.hap1.1, whole genome shotgun sequence harbors:
- the vwde gene encoding von Willebrand factor D and EGF domain-containing protein isoform X3; the encoded protein is MRLEAVFKLVACVVLFPADVMRAQTEPPAECAPGGHSILRDPYRSTTFSSSWLQQSALQDFICDHSLAPGWYQFQIFDKPASMPTRCVEVNHCGTQAPVWLSLGDGESLPGPLEVRQLTACAAWQLFAGLSKECCMFRIPVTVRNCGDFYVYLLQPTQGCMGYCAQEMADASPAASPGCGPDGADGTCKKRPPPPSAPVIVPEVTGDSVHLKCIFGSSSNGSLGYVVAWSRLSLEGRKEDLKQETTIRTSAYIELDGFNLRLGDKIYCSSSSFLLDSPNVRGASVQSQEFFAGIMLRPEKSSVSEDGRLYELLVESTVPVPCPQESSSSTERCTLSLQLSTSSTDEGSLGADVSLSSCVVELSRGPCRNGVCSRALIHFSPVTDFVKDGNRTTQISVKSIVTQNSLWNGYSPKPVEITVKDVPSAYCYSFTDPHIITFDGRHYDNYQVGTFVLYKSTARPFEVHVRQWECGSVVHAASCACGFAARDGGDVVAFDMCNGEMGETRPRLSVRHRDLSKSGVRITESYQGRKVTMAFSSGAFVRADVSDWGMSLTLRAPGSDRGHTEGLCGTFDGRLDNELHTAGGATVEHLPTFISEWRLPPGGSLFDTKPSHLSALSPRQHCDCRAGPRLSSPRGRSSQPVTSSSDSTCSPHGNVRLPSVIPALDVTAEYIGSVELLKGERQPLPPGRSGGGGGDGAGSQRRTQRYVSDSTHQSLSQSDLEAFTYFFPEDHEAAAPPDAFPKWPTPSGLTERRAGTQCRRAVAGSGVALGCRSLLDQSIISRAEAMCVADLRLKDEQSWLNAAVPLLENECERRLTEERGGGTEYQDVLAVLRCPDLCNGNGQCSERGCVCFPGFGSYDCGVLSDQIPEITELEKEGLCDVRQGDCSPLRVHGQGFKDSYELKCEFVKEKFEDGAWLLDEPRFVPAVFLDVTALECRLPPDDSRTPAGPQPETETDRPLARWQIKVSNDGYSFSNAKILTLYDGACQICSLHTPVLCTLRERTCSIDGLCYSEGESSPSSACLACRPDSSKHTWSIAEKNKPPQLQSLPLRLQSFQGESFVYQLQARDPEGSVVLFTLESGPEGASLSPAGLLAWKTSAEATDAPTFRFTVTDSCGAETRASVQVSVRPCECLNGATCVTNGDLPRGSGEHLCACPDGFKGERCEVDVDDCKPNPCRLGRCIDGPDSFSCVCPAGMTGHTCREDMDECVSRPCFPGVGCNNTFGSFVCGICPQGYRGDGKICTLMTSAARVPQAPPRPRPSGASPCSSRPCHPGVHCFESTHVSAGFVCGPCPTGLHGNGRTCTATVASGADGHIFITKSSSGKETTPTSPSSSPSSPSSPRRPAERRTGPEAAIPSAGRVLSTGVPAEVELYPGLTPGLTPGLTPDLPPLGGKWGSSPACADSPCFPGAPCEPTITGSFRCGRCPYGYTGDGVACKAVCRYQCGRNMECTLPNTCACKEGYTGYSCHIAVCRPDCKNQGKCVQPGVCECAAGYGGPTCEEASCEPPCRHGGTCLARNLCTCPYGYVGPRCEISEINLSALSG